In one window of Actinomycetota bacterium DNA:
- a CDS encoding class I SAM-dependent methyltransferase has translation MTAEPIRAICRGCDAELSTVLLDLGDMPLVNEYPPLDSTADQARYPLKAWVCDACQLVQVTEIVSPEEIFSDYAYFSSYSESWLEHSKRFADWALKEYSLGPSSLVVEIASNDGYLLKEFMAAGIPVLGVEPAANIAKLANEAGIPTQNNFFGLAVAEDLIDTGHPADLVVANNVIAHVPDLQDFTAGLATVLKPGGVLSIEFPHLLNILEKRQFDTIYHEHFSYLSLHSLEPVLNAKGLEVFDVVQIPTHGGSLRVLAQRSDGPLRPAGPGLAEVRAAEKAGGLDRMETYSGYTQAVEGVLDGVRGFLARAKDEGKTVVGYGAAAKGTILLNSAGATPDQVAYVTDLNPHKQERFLPGTRIPIHSPDKIAETRPDYLLILVWNLKDEIMSQMAPIREWGGRFVLPIPQVEVLD, from the coding sequence GTGACCGCCGAACCGATCCGAGCGATATGCCGCGGCTGCGACGCCGAGCTTTCGACAGTCCTCCTGGACCTGGGCGACATGCCCCTGGTCAACGAGTACCCCCCGCTGGACTCCACGGCGGATCAGGCGCGCTACCCGCTCAAAGCCTGGGTGTGCGACGCCTGCCAGCTGGTGCAGGTGACCGAGATCGTCTCTCCGGAGGAGATCTTCTCGGACTACGCCTACTTCTCCTCCTACTCCGAGTCGTGGCTGGAGCACTCAAAGCGATTCGCGGATTGGGCGCTGAAGGAGTACTCGCTCGGCCCCTCGAGCCTGGTGGTCGAGATCGCCAGCAACGACGGGTACCTTCTCAAAGAGTTCATGGCCGCCGGCATCCCGGTCCTGGGTGTCGAGCCGGCCGCCAACATCGCCAAGCTGGCCAACGAGGCCGGCATCCCGACCCAGAACAACTTCTTCGGCCTGGCGGTTGCCGAGGACCTGATCGACACCGGCCACCCCGCCGACCTGGTGGTCGCCAACAACGTCATCGCCCACGTCCCCGATCTCCAGGACTTCACCGCCGGCCTGGCCACGGTGCTGAAACCGGGCGGCGTGCTGTCGATTGAGTTTCCCCACCTGCTGAACATCCTGGAGAAGCGCCAGTTCGACACGATCTACCACGAACACTTCTCCTACCTGTCCCTGCACTCACTCGAGCCGGTCCTGAACGCGAAGGGCCTCGAGGTGTTCGACGTGGTGCAGATCCCCACCCACGGCGGGAGCCTCCGGGTGCTGGCGCAGCGGTCCGACGGCCCGTTGCGGCCGGCCGGCCCGGGTCTTGCCGAAGTTCGGGCTGCCGAAAAAGCCGGGGGTCTCGACCGGATGGAGACCTACTCCGGTTACACCCAGGCGGTCGAGGGTGTGCTGGACGGCGTCCGGGGGTTCCTGGCCAGGGCCAAAGACGAGGGCAAGACCGTGGTCGGCTACGGCGCCGCGGCCAAGGGGACGATCCTGCTGAACTCGGCAGGGGCCACCCCCGACCAGGTGGCATACGTAACCGACCTCAACCCCCACAAGCAGGAGCGGTTCCTGCCCGGGACCAGGATTCCCATCCACTCCCCGGACAAGATCGCCGAGACCCGTCCCGACTACCTGCTGATTCTGGTGTGGAACCTGAAGGACGAGATTATGAGCCAGATGGCTCCCATCAGGGAGTGGGGCGGCCGGTTCGTGCTGCCGATCCCGCAGGTCGAAGTTCTTGACTGA
- a CDS encoding CmcI family methyltransferase — MATLSVNFDDGYVEVTEAGKVTRHRFDTPEAFAEVSKAWVRVGFDNKYVYGFTWLGRPILQLPEDIVRMQEVVYRVKPDVIIETGIAHGGSLIFYAGLCRAMGRGRVVGIDVEIRPHNRAAIEAHELFDLIDMVEGSSVAPETVAQVRALVNPGETALVVLDSNHTREHVLGELEAYSGFVGPGSYMVVADGGIMTAVAGAPLAGENWASNNPLGAVESFLESHAEFAVEAPAPVFNEGSITQGPSYWTGGWLRRLF; from the coding sequence TTGGCGACTCTTAGCGTCAACTTCGACGACGGCTATGTGGAGGTCACCGAAGCCGGGAAGGTAACCCGCCACCGGTTCGACACCCCCGAGGCCTTCGCCGAGGTCAGCAAGGCCTGGGTGAGGGTCGGGTTCGACAACAAGTACGTCTACGGCTTCACCTGGCTGGGCCGGCCGATCCTGCAGTTGCCTGAGGACATCGTCCGGATGCAGGAGGTGGTCTACCGGGTCAAGCCCGACGTGATCATCGAGACCGGCATTGCCCACGGCGGGTCGCTGATCTTCTACGCCGGCCTGTGCCGGGCCATGGGCCGCGGGAGGGTGGTCGGGATCGACGTCGAGATCCGCCCCCACAACCGGGCGGCAATCGAGGCCCACGAGCTTTTTGACCTGATCGACATGGTGGAGGGTTCCTCGGTGGCCCCCGAGACGGTTGCGCAGGTGCGTGCGCTGGTCAACCCCGGCGAGACGGCGTTGGTGGTCCTCGACAGCAACCACACACGGGAGCACGTCCTGGGCGAGCTCGAGGCGTACTCGGGCTTCGTCGGCCCGGGCTCCTACATGGTGGTGGCGGACGGCGGCATCATGACCGCCGTGGCGGGCGCACCGCTTGCGGGCGAGAATTGGGCGTCGAACAACCCGCTCGGCGCCGTCGAAAGCTTTCTTGAGTCCCACGCCGAGTTTGCCGTCGAGGCGCCTGCTCCGGTGTTCAACGAGGGCTCGATCACGCAGGGGCCCTCCTACTGGACCGGCGGCTGGCTGAGGCGCCTTTTTTAG